From Acinonyx jubatus isolate Ajub_Pintada_27869175 chromosome E2, VMU_Ajub_asm_v1.0, whole genome shotgun sequence:
GAACAGCATACATAAATGGAAACTGTTTTTTAAGCTGCTCATTAATTCAAAGATGCAACCCTCTTCTGTGTTGGGCAAGGCTGAGGACACAGCAGTGACTGAGATACGTTCAGGCCTTGCCCTGACAAGGCTCATCCTGGTGATGGAGGCAGACATTCAACTTAAATTTACTCAAATGATTATTTAACTGCATTCTCCCCgcctccctacccccccccccaccccccgactgCTAGGGGAGAGGGAGTGCCAGAAAAGACTTTCCTGAGGCAGCaatatttgagctgagacctgaaggatgaaCATAGAATGTAGATGTAGACGCCTAcatttttatgcccattttacagacgaggaaaagGGAGACCCACACAGCTGGCCAGGGCAGCACCAGGGATGGAGCCAGGTGTGACTGATTTCAGGGTGGTGGTTATTGGCTACTTTGCTTTCCAGCAGGTTtgggagtaaaaaagaaaaccagctcTTGCCTTCAtgaaaagggggtgggggtgtgtgggggggcagCTTTAAACAGATACAGGCATGTATTCATTTAGAGAACAGAGGACACTGGAAGATAATCTGAGCAGACCCATCCTAGCCTGGAGGAGGAAATCCAGAAAGCTCCCCTGGAGGAGAGGACACTTAGGCTGGTATGGGAAGGATGAATAAGTTGGAATAAGATTTGAACACAGGATCTGATGGctttaaggaaggaaggaagggaagaaagaaagaaagaaagaaagaaagaaagaaagaaagaaagaaagaaagaaagaaagaaagaaagaaagaaagaaagaaaagaggaagaaaagaaaaaaagaaagaaagaaagaaagaaagagaaagaaagagaaaaaagctggAAAATCACCAGCGTCCCAACTTCAAAGGGATGCCACTGGTCCATGGaggcagggttgggggagggagggtggtgaGGGGGACAGGTGTAGGTGCTGAAACCCCAGGCCTGTCTCAGAGCCCAAAgtaattgtattaaaaataagtttattcatATCTTGTCACCACTGGGGAGAAATGAGGGGGTTGAGCTCTGGAAGTCAGAGACGGCAATGGGAGGCAGAGGGCCCAACCTGTATCTCCCCAGTGAGaactctgcccccctctccctaGGGTACAGACTGCTATATCCTTTGTCATCCATATTCTGATTTGTCTTGCGACTCCCACCCCCTCCAAAGTCTGGATTGGGGAGGTGAGGAGGCCCCTACGGGTCAATTCTCTTCAAGTCAAGACCAGGAGCTGTTAGGGAAGGGGGGCGCATGTGCAGACCCGAGAGGTTCTCTCCGCAACCCACAAAGGGCAATAATAAATAACGTAAAATTGATGGCTTAGAAGTTAGGGTTCAGGGAAGCAGCCAGGCAGACAGCGCTGTActggagaaaggggtgggggaccCATCAACAAGCCCCCCTGAGAATCAGGCACTAACTAGTATAGGGAGTGGGGTGCTCGCGCCCCCCGCAGCAGGGAGCCAGGGTGCAGCCGAGATGGGGAAGGTGCGTCGCCCTCCTCCACTGGGctaagctgggggtgggggtggggaggaggtacAGGCAGAAGGAGCTCGAACCCAACAGCAGATTTCAGGGAGATTTCCAACGCCCCCGCCTCTTCCGTGTAGGGAAACCTTTCCTCCTCTTGTGTGGGGGTGAGtcgtggggaggaaggggagccgGGGGAGGCCGGGTGGCCCCCGCCTCCTCGCTCCTAGGGGCGATGATCACCCCCCTGGCTGCTACCACCGCTCCGTCCACCACAGCAGCCACCACGGACACGGGCTCTGGGGTGATCTCCGCTTTCGGGGTAGGCGGGGGCAAGaggggcctggggggtgggggcgggggcgggggtgggggcagaggcggGGGCAGCCTGTCGACGGCGGTTCCGGGCAGAAGGGGCAGTAGGGCGCTGAGGGCCTCGCTCAGTTTGGCCAGTCCCTGCTGAAGGGTGCCAGCCAGCTCCCGGATGGCGTTGGCCGTCTCCTGCTGGGCCCGCAGGAAGTCCAGGGAGGGGTCCGGGGCCGAGGGCGtgggtggtggcagtggaggaggtggtgggctgggggACGAGGGTGCCACGTGGACCTGCTGAGGCGGCTGgggtggtggcggtgggggggccgggggcggAGGAGACAAGGCCAGGCGTGGCAGCTGCACGGTCTGCAGGGCCGGAGGGGGCGGGGACTCACGCTCCTTGGGTGGCGGGCAGCCCCCTTCCTGGGGGCTGCAGGAGGGCCGGGCCCACTGCTCGGGGCTGCTGGAGCCCCCCTTGCTGTGGGCTGGTGTATCTGTGGAGAGAGAGATGTAGGTAAGGTGAcgtgacccccctccccccaccacgtGTCTCGATTTCCCCTTTCCACCTCCCACTCACCCTGGCCCCAGAGCCATCTTTTCAAAACCCAAGTCGGATCGTGCCTTGGAGGAGAACACAGGGGAGAAAAACAATATAGCGAATGACCACCTGGTGGCTGATGCCAGCCTTGGTGGAAACAGGGTCCTGGAGGTCCCCTGCTGGAGCCAGGCAGAACCAACATTCTAGAAAGCTCCTCCAACTATCTGGACGCTCCCCCCACCACACGCCTCCGCGGGCTCTCTCTGGCCGGGTGGTGGGATTTCTCCCTCAGCTGTGGTCTGTACCAGTTCAACCCTCAACCCCAAGCCTGTTGGGTTTCCGCACGCGTCTCCTGTCACCTGAGACTTCATTCACGCTCATGAACTTGACAGAGTCTGCATACAGAGGCTTTCAGATTTCCGGGCCCTGCCTGAAACCTCTGCTCCATTTCTGTACCGGCCACACAGCCCCTCGATGGTCTAGTATTGCCTCACACTCTCCTGCCTGGAGCTGAGCTCCTGACCCTCTCACATCCCGCTCCCGGCTCCGCCACCCCCCATCGCTGCTGATGACAGCCCCATCCTTCCAgccgctgggggtgggggggcgggggggctacAACTTTCACTCTGTTTC
This genomic window contains:
- the MYPOP gene encoding myb-related transcription factor, partner of profilin isoform X1 — translated: MSPVARRPRPLSAPTPGPGGIGGGVWAAGVGLAARGRRAPASAVRPVPAAPAPPHAPGGRTAASGGAMASAAAGEAEETTRLRKPRFSFEENQILIREVRAHYPQLYGAQSRRVSVAERRRVWDGIAAKINGITSWKRTGQEVQKRWNDFKRRTKEKLARVPHSTQGAGPAAEDAFSAEEETIFAILGPGVAAPGGGAGAEQPSVAASSQPSAASAGTQRYVLSEDRREDRRADTPAHSKGGSSSPEQWARPSCSPQEGGCPPPKERESPPPPALQTVQLPRLALSPPPPAPPPPPPQPPQQVHVAPSSPSPPPPPLPPPTPSAPDPSLDFLRAQQETANAIRELAGTLQQGLAKLSEALSALLPLLPGTAVDRLPPPLPPPPPPPPPPRPLLPPPTPKAEITPEPVSVVAAVVDGAVVAARGVIIAPRSEEAGATRPPPAPLPPHDSPPHKRRKGFPTRKRRGRWKSP
- the MYPOP gene encoding myb-related transcription factor, partner of profilin isoform X2 — its product is MASAAAGEAEETTRLRKPRFSFEENQILIREVRAHYPQLYGAQSRRVSVAERRRVWDGIAAKINGITSWKRTGQEVQKRWNDFKRRTKEKLARVPHSTQGAGPAAEDAFSAEEETIFAILGPGVAAPGGGAGAEQPSVAASSQPSAASAGTQRYVLSEDRREDRRADTPAHSKGGSSSPEQWARPSCSPQEGGCPPPKERESPPPPALQTVQLPRLALSPPPPAPPPPPPQPPQQVHVAPSSPSPPPPPLPPPTPSAPDPSLDFLRAQQETANAIRELAGTLQQGLAKLSEALSALLPLLPGTAVDRLPPPLPPPPPPPPPPRPLLPPPTPKAEITPEPVSVVAAVVDGAVVAARGVIIAPRSEEAGATRPPPAPLPPHDSPPHKRRKGFPTRKRRGRWKSP